In Anaerolineae bacterium, a single window of DNA contains:
- a CDS encoding asparaginase yields MKTIAVLTTGGTIAMKQQGDAGVVPALGAQELIQALPTDIAHFAVEDICNLPSPHLTVHHLRTLHSRVVDLVFRQGIAGVVITHGTDTMEETAFYLDITVNPKAPVVLTGAMRNASEAGYDGLANLTAAVRLAASDEAAGLGTLIVMNDEIHLARWATKSHTSALNAFASPYHGPVGRLVGKQVMLHARPPHRPVLPAGDLAADVPILPAGLDSSPAILQYLTAKGTRGVVIEGTGAGHVPPAWLEPIRQAVSQGMTVVISSRSRGPLYDKYGYVGAYRDLAAAGCLFSDGMDSAKCRIKLMAILGQAGDAETIRRWWEMV; encoded by the coding sequence ATGAAGACCATCGCTGTCTTGACCACGGGCGGCACTATTGCTATGAAACAGCAAGGGGACGCCGGCGTCGTGCCGGCGCTCGGCGCCCAGGAATTGATCCAGGCCCTGCCCACCGATATCGCACATTTCGCTGTCGAGGACATCTGTAATCTTCCCAGTCCGCACCTGACAGTACACCATTTGCGGACCCTGCACTCCCGTGTGGTGGACCTGGTCTTTCGCCAGGGAATTGCCGGCGTGGTCATCACCCACGGCACCGACACCATGGAGGAGACCGCCTTTTACCTGGACATCACGGTGAATCCCAAGGCACCGGTCGTGCTCACGGGCGCCATGCGTAATGCCTCGGAGGCCGGCTATGACGGCCTGGCGAACCTGACGGCGGCAGTGCGGTTGGCCGCCTCGGATGAGGCGGCCGGCTTGGGCACGCTGATCGTCATGAACGACGAGATTCATCTGGCGCGCTGGGCCACCAAGTCCCATACCTCGGCGTTGAATGCCTTTGCCTCGCCGTACCATGGCCCTGTTGGCCGGCTGGTGGGGAAGCAGGTCATGCTCCATGCTCGCCCGCCGCACCGTCCGGTCCTGCCGGCAGGTGATTTGGCCGCGGACGTGCCGATCCTGCCGGCCGGCCTGGACAGCTCGCCGGCCATCCTGCAGTATCTGACGGCGAAGGGGACGCGCGGCGTGGTCATCGAGGGCACCGGCGCCGGCCATGTGCCGCCGGCGTGGCTGGAACCTATTCGTCAGGCAGTGTCCCAGGGCATGACGGTCGTCATCTCCAGCCGAAGCCGCGGCCCGCTGTACGATAAGTACGGCTACGTCGGCGCGTATCGCGATCTGGCCGCCGCCGGCTGTCTCTTCTCCGACGGTATGGACAGCGCCAAGTGCCGCATCAAGCTGATGGCCATCCTGGGCCAGGCCGGCGATGCGGAGACCATCCGGCGCTGGTGGGAGATGGTCTGA